One stretch of Segatella copri DNA includes these proteins:
- a CDS encoding uracil-DNA glycosylase family protein gives MVENHPFEPWLPGNAKLLMLGTFPPAEKRWCMPWYYPNFQNDMWRIFGIIYFQDKFHFVDVEKKTYRLDAIKKFLGEKGVAIYDTAQQVIRTKNTASDKDLQIVQPANLDGMLRQLPHCRAVLTAGQLATKVFSEHFGIKEKPEMGGYAEFQFEGRRLRLYRMPSSSRAYPMAVEKKAEFYRKMFDEIL, from the coding sequence ATGGTTGAGAATCATCCTTTTGAGCCGTGGCTGCCGGGCAATGCCAAGTTGCTGATGCTCGGCACGTTTCCGCCTGCAGAGAAGCGGTGGTGCATGCCCTGGTATTATCCCAACTTCCAGAATGATATGTGGAGGATATTCGGAATTATCTACTTCCAGGATAAGTTCCATTTCGTGGATGTAGAGAAGAAGACCTACCGCCTCGATGCTATTAAGAAATTTCTCGGGGAGAAGGGCGTCGCCATCTATGATACCGCACAGCAGGTGATACGCACCAAGAATACGGCATCCGATAAGGATCTGCAGATAGTGCAGCCCGCCAATCTCGACGGCATGCTCCGCCAGCTGCCCCATTGCAGGGCGGTGCTCACAGCCGGCCAGCTTGCCACGAAGGTATTTTCAGAACACTTCGGTATCAAGGAAAAGCCTGAGATGGGAGGCTATGCAGAATTCCAGTTCGAGGGCCGCAGACTCCGTCTGTACCGCATGCCCTCCAGTTCCCGTGCCTATCCTATGGCAGTGGAGAAGAAAGCTGAATTTTACCGCAAGATGTTTGATGAAATTTTATAG
- a CDS encoding oxaloacetate decarboxylase, whose protein sequence is MKKKIQFSLVYRDMWQSSGKFQPRKDQLAKIAPVIIEMGCFSRVETNGGAFEQVNLLAGENPNDAVRAFCKPFNEVGIKTHMLDRGLNALRMYPVPDDVRALMYKVKAKQGTNITRIFDGLNDVRNIIPSIKWAKEGGMTPQCALCITNSPVHTLEYYMNIADQLIAAGAEEICLKDMAGIGQPAFLGKLTKMIKDKYPEIIIQYHGHSGPGLSMASILEVCNNGADIIDTAIEPLSWGKVHPDVISVISMLKNEGFEVPEINMSAYMKARAMTQEFIDEWLGYFINPGNKIMSSLLLGCGLPGGMMGSMMADLGGMRQTINNIRKKKGEEELSMDDLLIKLFDEVEYVWPRVGYPPLVTPFSQYVKNISLMNLLTMEQGKGRFVMMDDSMWGMILGKSGKIPGTIDPELVELAKKQGREFTDVDAHTLLTNALDDFKKEMDENGWDYGQDDEELFELAMHPEQYRNYKSGQAKKNFLADLQKAKDAKLGTTLTPAQLAEFKHAKADAIVAPVAGQLFWEFQGEGECQPAVEPYIGKEYKEGDAFCYIQAPWGEFETIPAALGGKLVEINAKQSSKVRKGDVIAYIERENS, encoded by the coding sequence ATGAAGAAGAAAATTCAGTTCAGTCTCGTTTATCGAGACATGTGGCAGAGCTCTGGTAAGTTCCAGCCACGCAAGGATCAGTTGGCTAAAATTGCCCCAGTTATCATTGAAATGGGATGCTTTAGCCGTGTAGAGACTAACGGCGGTGCCTTCGAACAGGTTAACCTGCTGGCAGGTGAAAACCCTAACGATGCCGTACGCGCATTCTGCAAACCTTTCAACGAGGTGGGTATCAAGACTCACATGCTCGACCGCGGATTGAACGCTCTTCGTATGTATCCTGTGCCTGACGACGTGCGCGCCCTTATGTATAAGGTAAAGGCTAAGCAGGGTACCAACATCACACGTATCTTCGACGGACTGAACGATGTGCGCAACATCATTCCTTCTATCAAGTGGGCCAAGGAGGGCGGCATGACTCCACAGTGTGCACTCTGTATCACCAACTCTCCTGTTCATACCCTGGAATATTACATGAACATCGCCGACCAGCTCATCGCTGCCGGTGCAGAGGAAATCTGCTTGAAGGATATGGCAGGTATCGGCCAGCCAGCATTCCTCGGCAAACTCACCAAGATGATTAAGGACAAGTATCCTGAGATCATCATCCAGTATCACGGCCACTCAGGTCCTGGTCTCTCTATGGCTTCTATCCTCGAGGTCTGCAACAATGGTGCCGACATCATCGATACAGCCATCGAGCCATTGTCATGGGGTAAGGTTCACCCAGACGTAATCTCAGTTATCAGCATGCTGAAGAACGAGGGCTTCGAGGTACCTGAAATCAACATGAGTGCTTATATGAAGGCTCGTGCTATGACTCAGGAGTTCATCGACGAGTGGCTTGGCTACTTCATCAACCCAGGTAACAAGATCATGTCTTCATTGTTGCTCGGTTGCGGTCTCCCTGGCGGTATGATGGGTTCTATGATGGCAGACCTCGGCGGTATGCGTCAGACCATCAACAACATCCGCAAGAAGAAGGGTGAGGAAGAGTTGTCTATGGACGACCTGCTCATCAAGCTCTTCGACGAGGTAGAGTATGTATGGCCACGCGTAGGTTATCCTCCATTGGTAACCCCATTCAGCCAGTATGTAAAGAACATCTCACTGATGAACCTCCTCACCATGGAGCAGGGCAAGGGCCGCTTCGTAATGATGGACGACTCTATGTGGGGTATGATTCTCGGTAAGAGCGGTAAGATTCCTGGAACTATCGACCCAGAACTCGTAGAGCTCGCCAAGAAGCAGGGCCGCGAGTTTACCGACGTAGATGCTCACACATTGCTTACTAATGCCCTCGACGACTTCAAGAAGGAGATGGACGAGAACGGTTGGGATTACGGTCAGGACGACGAGGAACTCTTCGAGCTCGCTATGCACCCAGAGCAGTATCGCAACTACAAGAGCGGACAGGCAAAGAAGAACTTCCTGGCCGACCTTCAGAAGGCAAAGGATGCCAAGCTCGGTACAACCCTTACTCCTGCACAGCTTGCAGAGTTCAAGCACGCCAAGGCAGATGCCATCGTGGCACCAGTAGCCGGCCAGCTCTTCTGGGAATTCCAGGGCGAGGGCGAGTGCCAGCCAGCTGTAGAGCCATACATCGGCAAGGAATATAAAGAAGGTGATGCCTTCTGCTATATCCAGGCTCCTTGGGGCGAGTTTGAAACCATCCCAGCTGCATTGGGCGGCAAGCTCGTAGAAATCAATGCCAAGCAGAGCAGCAAGGTGCGCAAGGGCGATGTTATCGCTTACATCGAGCGGGAAAATAGTTAA
- the udk gene encoding uridine kinase, with protein sequence MKDKVTVIGIAGGTGSGKTTVVKKLVEVLPPHYVAVVPLDSYYNDTSQMTEEERHQINFDHPSAFDWKLLHQQLADLRAGKAIEQPTYSYIKCNREPETVHVDPKPVVIIEGIMTLVDKKLRDLMDLKVFVDTDADERLIRNIQRDTIDRGRTVSMVVDRYLKVLKPMHEQFIEPTKRYADIIIPQGGENLKGIGILCKYVEGLIEK encoded by the coding sequence ATGAAAGATAAAGTGACCGTTATTGGCATTGCGGGAGGTACAGGCTCCGGCAAGACCACTGTGGTGAAAAAACTCGTAGAAGTGCTGCCGCCTCATTATGTGGCTGTGGTGCCCCTCGATTCATATTATAACGATACCTCGCAGATGACCGAGGAAGAACGTCATCAGATCAACTTCGACCACCCGTCGGCATTCGATTGGAAGCTTTTGCACCAGCAGCTCGCTGATCTGCGTGCTGGCAAAGCGATAGAGCAACCCACCTATAGTTATATCAAATGCAACCGTGAACCGGAAACGGTTCACGTTGACCCCAAGCCGGTTGTGATCATCGAAGGCATCATGACGCTGGTGGACAAGAAGTTGAGAGACCTGATGGACCTGAAGGTGTTCGTGGATACCGATGCTGATGAGCGCCTGATACGCAACATTCAGCGTGATACCATCGACAGGGGTCGCACCGTATCGATGGTGGTAGACCGATACCTCAAGGTCCTGAAGCCGATGCACGAGCAGTTTATCGAACCCACCAAGCGCTATGCTGACATCATCATTCCTCAGGGTGGCGAAAACCTCAAGGGCATCGGTATCCTCTGCAAGTATGTAGAGGGACTGATAGAGAAATAA